The bacterium genome includes the window GCGGTAGAGGTTTATAAGCGGTCAACTGCCGTGCTTGGAAATTCAGAAAGTGCAGTGAATGTGTTTTATAAATGGATTTTAAACATGTGGGATAAAATTACTAACTTTAACATTGAAACTACAGGGCAGAACATAACTAATCTTAAGGATATAAGTGATTCTGCTTTAAGAAAAGAGATAGAGCGGTATATGGAGTTAGATAAGGATAACAAACTTGGTGTGAAGGGATACGAAGCTGAAAAGTATCTTGAGGAGTATTGGAGAAGGCATAGAGATGATTTGAACAACAATCTGGATGATGTAGCGAAGGTAGGGAAAGAGCTGGCGATAGATATAGGGAATGAGGTATTGAAAAATCTTGATGTGACAAAAAATTTCTGGAAAACAGCAAAGATAATAAATCATTTGCTCAATGGAGATATAAACAAGGCAATATTAGAATTAGACCCAACAGGAATAGTATCTATTGTAAAGAAGATAGAGAAATATCCTGTAGTCTATGGCGGCGAATTATTTAAAGGACTGGGAATTCAGTTTGGAAATGAGTTGAGAATATATAAAGATGAGATAAGAAAATATACAGTTGCACAAATGGCAAATTATCCAGATCCTGATTCATACTTTAACAATAATTTACCAGGAAATAATTTAATTAAAGCGGATATTATATATTATATGAGGTATCAAACTCACATACCGGGTATTGAATTGCCTAATGATATTAAAGATTGGATTAAAGAGGCTATAGTAAAATAAAAAACAATTTCTTTAGAAGAAAAAAGGGAATAGTATTATGAAAATAACTCATATTATAAAATATGTAGGGATTATTTTTATATTCTTTGTTCTTTCTATTGGATGTAAAGAGAATAGCTCTCTTTCTAAACAAAAAATTGTTTTTAATTCTTGTCGTGATGGTAATACCGACATTTATATAATAGATGATGATGGTAAGAATGAATATAGATTAACAAATAATCCAGCAAATGATTTTGATCCTTCTTGGTCACCAAATAGCGAAAAGATTATTTTTGTATCCGACCGTGATGGAAATGATGAAATATATATAATGAATCCTGATGGTACGAACCAAAAGAATTTATCAAGTAACCCTTTTTCAGATGGTGAACCATCCTGGTCTCCAGATGGTAAAAAGATTCTTTTTAGCTCCAACCGGGATGGTAATAGAGAAATTTATGTAATGAATGTTGACGGTACAGACCAAAAGAGAGTTACAAATAACCCTTTTTCTGACGATGAACCATCCTGGTCTCCAGATGGTAAAAAGATTCTTTTTAGCTCCAACCGGGATGGTAATAGAGAAATCTATGTAATGAATGTTGATGGAACGAATATAATAAGATTGACAAGTAATAAATATACAGATTGTGAACCCTCTTGGTCTCCAGATGGTAAAAAGATTACTTTTTGCTCTAAAAACTTTAAGATATATATAATGGATGCTGATGGTAAAAACCAGAGAATATTAGCTAATGGTTCTAAAAATGGTTATCTTAATCCTTCTTGGTCACCCGACGGTAAAAAGATTGTTTTTGATTTTCTCCATCCGAAATTAGGATGTGATGAAATTTACATAATTGATACCGATGGGAAAAATCTAAAAAGAATAACCTATAACCAATACCTAGATGGAAATCCCTCATGGCGACCGATTGCTAAGGAGTAGGTGATTAGGAGGAGACCAGGGTCAAGGAGGAGACCAGGGTCAGACCTCGAAAGCAGAATTAACTTAACTTTTTATTTGCTCTTTGACAACTCCAATTAGTGTAAAGTTTCGGACAATTGTATATGATGTATCAAGGCTTTCAAGCGATTAAGGATGGAAATTACCTGCAAGGTGCTTTAGGATTCCTTGGTGGACTTGGTGGTTTAAAGAATTTAGCCAAAATAGATAAATTAACTGGGATGAGTAAGTTAGATCAATTAGATAAATTAGGAGATTTAGGTAAGTGGGTAAATAAACTTAATAATTTTGATACCATCTCAAATCTCGTCACATTAGCTGATACAATCAATAAAATCAATTACGCCTCCATTGCCTTTACTGGTAATGACCTAACTGACGGTAGTGGTCGTAAGATACAAGGTTCTCAAAGATTTATGGCAGCGATTAACTAGATGGGTACTGACTTTAGTAAAGTCCTACCAAAGGGGTTAAAGAGCCTTCACTTACCCTTCTCTAATACCATCATCCAACCTGGTGCAGTGGAATACATGACCAGAACTTATCAATTAGGAGTAGCAGCGACTGGAAAAGAAGGGGTGTTTTTTGGTAAAGAGTTATCTGATGAAGAAAGAATAAATTTTGGCTTGAGATTAATGGCTCCGTATGTTGGTCAGGCGATTGGAGATACTATTAGTGGAGATAATATAATAGAGGCATTTAAAGAACAAGGGATTGAGTTAGGTAAGGATATATACAAAGGTACTCAAGCATGGTCTCAGATGGCTGTCCAGGCCTATCAGAACGCCTCAAACCTTGCCTCATATCTTCATCTCCCTACTCCGGATATCTCTATCCCCAAAGACCAGGATGCTTACATAAAGTTAGATATTGCCCAGGAGTTAGGGAAAACCTTTAAATCCATTAGAGAAACAGGGAGTGATATATTTACTTCGATTAGAGATGCGGTAAGAGAATCCAGAAAGGATTATGACCTGCGTATAGCATATA containing:
- a CDS encoding DPP IV N-terminal domain-containing protein, whose protein sequence is MKITHIIKYVGIIFIFFVLSIGCKENSSLSKQKIVFNSCRDGNTDIYIIDDDGKNEYRLTNNPANDFDPSWSPNSEKIIFVSDRDGNDEIYIMNPDGTNQKNLSSNPFSDGEPSWSPDGKKILFSSNRDGNREIYVMNVDGTDQKRVTNNPFSDDEPSWSPDGKKILFSSNRDGNREIYVMNVDGTNIIRLTSNKYTDCEPSWSPDGKKITFCSKNFKIYIMDADGKNQRILANGSKNGYLNPSWSPDGKKIVFDFLHPKLGCDEIYIIDTDGKNLKRITYNQYLDGNPSWRPIAKE